TTAGGAATGGCCTGTAATAGGATTTCGCGAACGCCATCCATTTCCTCTACTGACAGACCAGCGTCTTTGTGTTTGATCGCGATGCGTGCCTTGGGCTGGTCGGTTCCAAAATGATGACGTATGACAAAACGATCAACCTGCTGATGCAATACACCCGAAAGATGGACCGTGTCTTCGCGCTCGATCAACGTCGTCTCCCGCCCCTGCAATGAAATACCCGAACCACCATCGGCAATCGTCCCCATGCTGGAACCGCGCCAGAGCGTTGCCATGGCCTTATCCATACGATCGACAAGTTGTGGGTAAGGCAACTGAGCCGACGAACTGAGGTCGACCGATTCAATCTCGGTGCCGCGTGACATAAGCGCGCTAAACTCCGCACCGAAATCACGCACAGCCTCGCGGGCGGCCTCCCACTCTGGTGTGCCCGGCACAGCATCGCTGACGCCGCGTACTCCCGGCATCCCATTGCGCTCACAATAAATAAGCCAGTCGCGCAACGGCAGATGCTTAAAGAGATAGGCAATCGAGCAGGCTTCCATCAGACCATCGCCCGTCGTCACCATCCAGGAATCACGATCGAGACTGCGCCCTTCGGTTGATCCCTCGCTTTCAATGAAACGCAGGGCACCAGTTCGGTTTTCAAAAAACCAGAGCGGAACAAACTGAAACGTCGCCGAAAACGCTCCACCACGTCGCGCAGGACGCCAGACGATTTCGTGCACAGCATAGCGTTTGCCCACAGCGTCCATCATTTGACGAAGTAAGAGGGAGAAGCCACCGCGCTCGTTGCGATCACAGGCATGCGTCACTTCAATGTTCTTATAGAAAGCATCCAGCACTGCTTTGTGCTGCAAAGCTTCCTCATCACCTTCCTCGGCAATGACCTCCCAGCCAAATCTGGCAGGTGCTTTCTTCCTTTTTGTCGCAGCTGCTTTGATGACATCGTCCCGCTGCTCAATGGATTCCCAGAGCAAGGCAGCGGAGCGCAATTCGCCAGCATGAAAGCCGTCAAGTATACGCGTCAACGATTCCGGCGTGAGTGATCGAATGGGTGTAAAACGCGCACGGCGACTAGCCAGCGTGCGTTGATGATTCAGTATGGATTGTGTTTTCATAATTTCCTTTAAATATACTTTTTGCCTCTGAGATCCCTGCGGACTCTGTGACTAATT
The Rubellicoccus peritrichatus DNA segment above includes these coding regions:
- a CDS encoding phage portal protein family protein; this encodes MKTQSILNHQRTLASRRARFTPIRSLTPESLTRILDGFHAGELRSAALLWESIEQRDDVIKAAATKRKKAPARFGWEVIAEEGDEEALQHKAVLDAFYKNIEVTHACDRNERGGFSLLLRQMMDAVGKRYAVHEIVWRPARRGGAFSATFQFVPLWFFENRTGALRFIESEGSTEGRSLDRDSWMVTTGDGLMEACSIAYLFKHLPLRDWLIYCERNGMPGVRGVSDAVPGTPEWEAAREAVRDFGAEFSALMSRGTEIESVDLSSSAQLPYPQLVDRMDKAMATLWRGSSMGTIADGGSGISLQGRETTLIEREDTVHLSGVLHQQVDRFVIRHHFGTDQPKARIAIKHKDAGLSVEEMDGVREILLQAIPKAFSTFASRLIGRKAE